In Candidatus Promineifilum breve, one genomic interval encodes:
- the dhaL gene encoding dihydroxyacetone kinase subunit DhaL, with the protein MVTKEQIVRWLELTTAVLSDNRDYLTQLDAAIGDADHGTNMDRGFQKVAEKLPTVADKDIGNILKTVGMTLISSVGGASGPLYGTFFQRGGMAADAKEELSDDDLVTTLQGAVDGVQARGRAQPGDKTMMDALLPAMVALRAAVAEGRGSAAAVAAAVAAAEQGMKDTIPLQARKGRASYLGERSIGHQDPGATSSYLILNALLEAIGE; encoded by the coding sequence ATGGTAACGAAAGAGCAAATCGTCCGCTGGCTGGAGCTAACGACGGCCGTGCTGAGCGACAACCGGGATTATCTGACCCAACTCGACGCGGCCATCGGCGATGCCGACCACGGCACCAATATGGATCGCGGCTTCCAGAAAGTGGCCGAGAAGCTGCCGACCGTGGCCGATAAGGACATCGGCAACATTCTGAAGACGGTGGGGATGACCCTGATCTCCAGCGTGGGCGGGGCCAGTGGCCCGCTCTATGGCACGTTCTTCCAGCGCGGCGGCATGGCCGCCGACGCCAAGGAAGAGTTGAGCGACGACGACCTGGTGACCACGCTACAGGGCGCGGTGGACGGCGTGCAGGCGCGCGGCCGGGCCCAGCCCGGCGACAAGACCATGATGGACGCCCTGCTACCGGCGATGGTCGCCCTGCGAGCGGCCGTGGCCGAGGGCCGGGGCAGCGCCGCCGCCGTGGCCGCCGCCGTGGCCGCCGCCGAACAGGGCATGAAGGACACCATCCCGTTGCAGGCCCGCAAGGGGCGCGCCAGCTATCTGGGCGAGCGCAGCATCGGCCATCAGGACCCCGGCGCGACGTCGTCTTATCTGATATTGAATGCCTTGTTGGAGGCAATTGGGGAGTAA
- the glpK gene encoding glycerol kinase GlpK yields the protein MADYVAAVDQGTTSTRCMIFNHHGLPVGIHQMEHKQIYPQAGWVEHDPMEIWARTQDVIKGALKNAGITAKDIAAVGITNQRETTVVWDKKTGQPYYNAIVWQDTRTDKLIKDFEGNVGQNRFRDKVGLPLATYFSGPKVRWILDNVPEAKAAAERGDAVFGNIDTWVIWNLTGGVDGGAHVTDVSNASRTMLMNLKTLDWDADIAQIMGVPLSMLPKVMPSSAVYGHTRENGPFGGRIPVSGDLGDQQAATVGQAALSPGEAKNTYGTGCFMIMNTGTEIVPSKNGLLTTLCYKFGDKPAVYALEGSIAITGALVQWLRDNLNFFDYSPHIEDYAKSVEDNGGVYFVPAFSGLFAPYWKSDARGAIVGLTRYVNKGHIARAALEATAYQTREVLDAMNADSGVPLTALKVDGGMVYNDTLMQFQADVLGVPVIRPQVAETTALGAAYAAGLAVGFWKSEDDIRENWAMAKTWEPDPDSKAGTENYRMWKKAVTRTFDWVEH from the coding sequence ATGGCGGATTACGTTGCAGCAGTCGATCAGGGTACCACCAGTACCCGGTGCATGATTTTCAACCATCACGGTTTGCCGGTCGGCATTCACCAGATGGAGCACAAGCAAATCTATCCCCAGGCCGGTTGGGTCGAGCACGATCCGATGGAGATCTGGGCCAGGACGCAGGACGTCATCAAGGGCGCGCTGAAGAACGCCGGCATCACGGCCAAGGACATCGCCGCCGTCGGCATCACCAACCAGCGCGAGACCACTGTCGTCTGGGACAAGAAGACGGGGCAGCCCTACTACAACGCCATCGTCTGGCAAGACACGCGCACCGACAAGCTCATCAAGGATTTCGAGGGCAACGTCGGCCAGAACCGCTTCCGCGATAAGGTCGGGTTGCCGCTGGCGACCTACTTCTCCGGCCCCAAGGTGCGCTGGATTCTGGATAACGTGCCCGAGGCCAAGGCCGCCGCCGAGCGCGGCGACGCTGTCTTCGGCAACATCGACACCTGGGTCATCTGGAATCTGACCGGCGGCGTCGACGGCGGCGCGCACGTCACCGACGTATCCAACGCCAGCCGCACGATGTTGATGAACCTCAAGACGCTGGATTGGGACGCCGACATCGCCCAGATCATGGGCGTGCCCCTCAGCATGCTGCCCAAGGTCATGCCCTCCTCGGCCGTCTATGGTCATACGCGGGAAAACGGCCCGTTCGGCGGCCGTATCCCCGTCAGCGGCGACCTGGGCGACCAGCAGGCGGCCACCGTGGGCCAGGCGGCCCTCAGCCCCGGCGAGGCCAAGAACACCTACGGCACCGGCTGCTTCATGATCATGAACACCGGCACCGAGATCGTGCCGTCGAAGAACGGCCTGCTGACCACCCTGTGCTACAAGTTCGGCGACAAGCCGGCCGTGTATGCCCTGGAAGGCTCCATCGCCATCACCGGCGCGCTGGTGCAGTGGCTGCGTGACAACCTGAACTTCTTCGACTACAGCCCGCACATCGAGGATTACGCCAAGTCCGTGGAGGATAACGGCGGCGTCTACTTCGTGCCCGCTTTCTCCGGCCTGTTTGCGCCCTATTGGAAGTCCGACGCCCGCGGGGCCATCGTCGGCCTGACGCGCTACGTCAACAAGGGCCACATCGCCCGCGCCGCGCTGGAGGCCACCGCCTATCAGACCCGCGAGGTGCTGGACGCCATGAACGCCGACTCCGGCGTGCCGTTGACGGCGTTGAAGGTCGATGGCGGCATGGTCTACAACGACACCCTGATGCAGTTCCAGGCCGACGTGCTCGGCGTGCCGGTCATTCGGCCGCAGGTGGCCGAGACGACAGCCCTGGGCGCGGCCTATGCCGCCGGTCTGGCCGTCGGCTTCTGGAAGAGCGAGGACGACATCCGCGAGAACTGGGCCATGGCCAAGACGTGGGAACCCGACCCCGACAGCAAGGCCGGCACCGAGAACTACCGGATGTGGAAGAAGGCCGTCACCCGCACCTTCGATTGGGTAGAGCACTGA
- a CDS encoding FAD-dependent oxidoreductase, which yields MASFHAVIIGGGGTGAAVAHDLTLRGYKVTLVERGEVTSGTTGRHHGLLHSGARYAVNDKESAVECIEENMILRRIAPGSFELNDGLFIALTEEEAAYSHEFIEACHECGIPARRLTAREVLEREPNVNPKVLMGVQVPDATMDAMRMPLRFFATAQHAGATIKPYTEVVDFIKRGNAVSAIRVRDHTTNKEYEIGGDIFISAAGAWSGRVGDMVGVDVPIRPSPGVMLAVRGRLCNMVVNRLHKSGDGDIIVPQRALSVIGTSSWVVEDPDNLGLPQDHIDMMIKYGSELVPGVRTAPFRAAWSAARPLIGPRGADTGRELSRTFKCFDHADEGVEGFVTITGGKATTLRGMAETTANVVCRKMGYEAPCGTRDFVLLPHTAYYA from the coding sequence ATGGCGTCATTTCATGCAGTCATCATCGGCGGCGGCGGGACGGGGGCGGCCGTGGCCCACGACCTGACCCTGCGCGGCTACAAGGTCACGCTGGTCGAGCGCGGCGAGGTCACGTCGGGCACGACCGGCCGCCACCACGGCCTGCTCCACAGCGGCGCGCGCTATGCCGTGAACGACAAGGAGTCGGCCGTCGAGTGCATCGAGGAGAATATGATCCTGCGCCGGATCGCGCCCGGCTCATTTGAACTCAACGACGGCTTATTTATTGCCCTGACCGAGGAAGAGGCCGCCTATAGCCACGAATTCATCGAGGCCTGCCATGAGTGCGGCATTCCCGCCCGCCGCCTGACGGCCCGCGAAGTGCTGGAGCGCGAGCCGAACGTCAACCCCAAAGTCCTCATGGGCGTCCAGGTTCCCGACGCCACGATGGACGCCATGCGCATGCCCCTGCGCTTCTTCGCCACGGCCCAGCACGCCGGGGCGACGATTAAGCCCTATACCGAGGTGGTCGATTTCATCAAGCGCGGCAACGCCGTCAGCGCCATCCGCGTGCGCGACCACACGACGAATAAGGAGTACGAGATCGGCGGCGACATTTTCATCAGCGCCGCCGGGGCGTGGAGCGGGCGGGTGGGGGATATGGTCGGCGTCGATGTGCCCATCCGGCCGTCGCCGGGCGTGATGCTGGCCGTGCGCGGCCGGCTGTGCAATATGGTCGTCAACCGGCTGCACAAATCCGGCGACGGCGACATCATCGTGCCCCAGCGCGCCCTGTCGGTCATCGGCACCAGTTCGTGGGTCGTGGAAGACCCCGATAATCTGGGCCTGCCGCAAGACCACATCGACATGATGATCAAGTACGGCTCCGAATTGGTGCCGGGGGTGCGCACGGCCCCCTTCCGCGCGGCCTGGTCGGCGGCCCGGCCGCTCATCGGCCCGCGCGGGGCCGACACCGGCCGCGAATTGAGCCGCACGTTCAAATGTTTCGACCACGCCGACGAAGGCGTGGAGGGCTTCGTCACCATCACCGGCGGCAAGGCGACGACCCTGCGCGGCATGGCTGAGACGACGGCCAATGTCGTCTGCCGGAAGATGGGATACGAGGCGCCCTGCGGCACGCGCGATTTCGTGTTGCTGCCGCATACGGCCTATTATGCCTGA
- a CDS encoding succinate dehydrogenase/fumarate reductase iron-sulfur subunit, translating into MAEQLIDFKVFRYKQGQAEPTYQTFRTPCDENTTVLVALQDIRRDQDSSLILRHSCHHASCGTCGLRINGREELGCVVKVLELGTATVTVEPMRNMPVISDLVVNMAPFYDRFNRAGLPFIRESEYLDEAEVAEGLESYSRCENCIECNLCVSACPIMGSDELYLGPATLAAVWRVVEEPRGLETRPLLDWVDSQNGCWRCHVAYECNAACPSEVYPGDKIMALRRELTKRKFRGFFGRR; encoded by the coding sequence ATGGCCGAACAGTTAATCGATTTCAAGGTCTTTCGTTATAAGCAGGGCCAGGCCGAGCCGACGTACCAGACCTTTCGCACGCCGTGCGACGAGAACACCACCGTGCTGGTGGCCTTGCAGGACATTCGCCGCGATCAGGACAGCTCGCTCATCCTGCGCCATTCCTGCCACCACGCCAGTTGCGGCACGTGCGGGCTGCGCATCAACGGCCGCGAGGAATTGGGCTGCGTGGTCAAGGTGCTGGAGTTGGGCACAGCGACGGTCACGGTGGAGCCGATGCGCAACATGCCGGTCATCAGCGATCTGGTGGTCAACATGGCCCCGTTCTACGACCGCTTCAACCGCGCCGGACTGCCCTTCATCCGCGAGAGCGAATATCTGGACGAGGCCGAGGTGGCCGAGGGGCTGGAGAGCTATTCGCGCTGCGAGAACTGCATCGAGTGTAATTTGTGCGTCTCGGCCTGCCCCATCATGGGCAGCGATGAGTTGTATCTCGGCCCGGCCACGCTGGCCGCCGTATGGCGCGTGGTCGAGGAGCCGCGCGGGCTAGAGACGCGGCCGTTGCTCGACTGGGTGGATAGCCAGAACGGCTGCTGGCGCTGCCACGTGGCCTACGAGTGCAACGCGGCCTGCCCGTCGGAGGTCTACCCCGGCGACAAGATCATGGCCCTGCGCCGCGAGTTGACCAAGCGCAAGTTCCGTGGGTTCTTTGGGAGAAGATGA
- a CDS encoding succinate dehydrogenase, with protein sequence MHDIQPTTDPARPKSPLRAWFDIRGRGLGTLAFALNRLTAIGLTIYLFLHLVVLSQLLRGPEGWNSFVALARSPLFLALDVVLLFGVVYHMFNGIRVALVGMGVAHRQQRGLFYGLVGIGLVLFVVGAVLIFTK encoded by the coding sequence ATGCACGACATTCAACCGACCACCGATCCGGCGCGGCCCAAGTCGCCGTTGCGGGCCTGGTTCGATATTCGCGGCCGGGGGCTGGGGACGTTGGCCTTTGCCCTCAATCGCCTGACGGCCATCGGCCTGACGATCTATCTCTTCCTGCATCTGGTCGTGCTGAGTCAGTTGTTGCGCGGCCCGGAGGGCTGGAACAGCTTCGTGGCCCTGGCCCGCTCGCCGCTGTTCCTGGCGCTCGACGTCGTGCTGCTGTTCGGCGTGGTCTATCACATGTTCAACGGCATCCGCGTGGCTCTGGTGGGCATGGGCGTGGCCCATCGGCAGCAGCGCGGCTTGTTCTATGGCCTGGTGGGCATCGGCCTGGTCTTGTTCGTCGTTGGGGCAGTCCTGATCTTCACCAAGTGA
- a CDS encoding class I SAM-dependent methyltransferase gives MITRVGDDASVWESRWAPYDEAVYGRVLEWVPDGAAVLDIGAGDLRLARRLARRARVVYAIEQHAGLIAGPPLPDNLIVTIGDARALPFPPVDVAVLLMRHCRHFALYRRKLEAVGCARLITNARWGLDVEWIDLTARPRPYAGLALGWYACRCGATGFRPGQPEELTPELAETIFEVDDCPECYHGRNRYRLS, from the coding sequence ATGATCACGCGGGTGGGAGACGACGCTTCGGTCTGGGAAAGCCGCTGGGCGCCTTATGATGAGGCCGTCTATGGGCGCGTCCTGGAGTGGGTGCCGGACGGCGCGGCCGTGCTCGACATCGGCGCCGGCGATCTGCGGCTGGCGCGGCGGCTGGCGCGGCGGGCGCGAGTGGTCTACGCCATCGAGCAGCACGCCGGCCTGATTGCCGGGCCGCCATTGCCCGACAATCTGATCGTCACCATCGGCGACGCCCGCGCCCTGCCCTTTCCGCCGGTCGACGTGGCCGTGCTGTTGATGCGCCATTGCCGCCATTTCGCCCTCTATCGCCGCAAGCTGGAAGCTGTTGGCTGCGCCCGGCTCATCACCAACGCCCGCTGGGGGCTGGACGTGGAATGGATCGACCTGACGGCCCGGCCGCGGCCCTATGCCGGGTTGGCGCTGGGCTGGTACGCCTGCCGCTGCGGCGCGACCGGCTTTCGCCCCGGCCAGCCGGAGGAGCTGACACCTGAACTGGCGGAAACTATTTTTGAAGTAGACGATTGCCCCGAGTGCTATCATGGTCGGAATCGTTATCGTCTCTCATAG
- the ptsP gene encoding phosphoenolpyruvate--protein phosphotransferase gives MVGIVIVSHSARLAEGVRELAQQMTQGRVPLALAGGLDDPEHPIGTDTMKVLAAIDAVYSPDGVVVLMDLGSALLSAETALEFLPDDRRGHVFLSRAPLVEGALAAAVQSMIGAPVAQVLAEAESALGAKQEQLGGAAEPSPAAAPPPPAEPAAEQITLLVGNRLGLHARPAARFVATAARYEADVRVRKGDKSANAKSMNQVAILGVRQGDAIVVSAAGPDAAAVLAALSALAADNFGDPQDTSDEQRATSATTIPIPPAPLLPRSPAPPTDALPGIAASPGVAVGPAVLYRPRLPEVIARLVDDPAAEWQRLLDAIAAARQEIEALHRHALGQVGREEAAIFEAHLLFLEDPTTLDAARATILAESLNAEAAWQRETEALAATFAELEDAYLRARAADIEDVARRVLRRLMGVAPPALNFAAPSVLIAADLSPSDTARLDRAQVLAICTELGAATAHSAILARALGIPAVVGLGPNVWQVADGQRVAVDGDAGALWPQPDEAQLADFNARRAAWLADQRRAQAAGQAAAVTRDGHAIEIAANIGGPHDVGPALAYGAEGVGLFRTEFLFMDRPAAPSEAEQLAAYRQAARLVGDRPLIIRTLDVGGDKPLPYLDLGQEANPFLGWRAIRFCLVRPDIFMPQLRAILRAGVDEDGTRRNVQIMFPMIGAPDELRAARAMLERAADELRAEGLPFAEDMAVGIMIEVPSAVAVADLLAREVDFFSIGTNDLTQYVMAADRGNARVAGLADAFQPAVLRLVRDAAVAAHAAGIWIGMCGELAGNPLATPLLLGLGLDELSMSAPAIPAVKAAVREMTLDEARRIAGAVLALDSAEAVRGYLSRLGSE, from the coding sequence ATGGTCGGAATCGTTATCGTCTCTCATAGCGCCCGGTTGGCCGAGGGGGTGCGCGAGCTGGCCCAGCAGATGACGCAGGGGCGTGTACCGCTGGCCCTCGCCGGGGGCCTCGATGACCCCGAACACCCCATCGGCACCGACACCATGAAGGTACTGGCGGCCATCGACGCCGTCTATAGCCCCGACGGCGTGGTGGTGCTCATGGATTTAGGCAGCGCCCTGCTGAGCGCCGAGACGGCATTGGAGTTTCTGCCCGACGATCGGCGCGGCCACGTCTTCCTGAGCCGGGCGCCGCTGGTGGAAGGGGCGCTGGCCGCCGCCGTCCAATCCATGATTGGCGCGCCCGTGGCCCAGGTGCTGGCCGAGGCCGAGAGCGCGCTGGGCGCGAAACAGGAGCAACTGGGCGGCGCGGCCGAACCATCCCCGGCCGCCGCCCCACCGCCCCCCGCCGAACCGGCCGCCGAGCAAATCACCCTGCTGGTGGGCAACCGCCTGGGTCTCCACGCCCGCCCGGCGGCCCGCTTCGTCGCCACCGCCGCGCGCTACGAGGCCGACGTGCGCGTGCGCAAGGGGGACAAATCGGCCAATGCCAAGAGCATGAACCAGGTCGCCATTCTCGGCGTGCGCCAGGGGGACGCCATCGTCGTCAGCGCCGCCGGCCCCGACGCCGCCGCCGTGCTGGCCGCCCTCTCTGCTCTGGCCGCCGACAACTTCGGCGACCCGCAAGATACGAGCGATGAGCAACGAGCTACAAGTGCGACGACGATCCCCATCCCCCCTGCCCCCCTGCTCCCCCGCTCCCCTGCTCCGCCCACCGACGCCTTGCCCGGCATCGCCGCCTCCCCCGGCGTGGCCGTAGGGCCGGCGGTGCTCTACCGGCCGCGCCTGCCGGAGGTGATCGCCCGGCTGGTGGACGACCCGGCGGCCGAATGGCAACGCCTGTTGGATGCCATCGCCGCCGCGCGCCAGGAGATCGAAGCGCTGCATCGCCACGCGCTGGGTCAGGTCGGCCGCGAGGAGGCGGCCATCTTCGAGGCCCACCTGCTCTTCCTGGAAGACCCGACCACGCTCGACGCCGCGCGGGCCACGATATTGGCCGAGTCGCTCAACGCCGAGGCCGCCTGGCAGCGCGAGACGGAGGCGCTGGCCGCGACCTTCGCCGAACTGGAAGACGCCTATCTGCGCGCCCGCGCCGCCGACATCGAGGACGTGGCCCGCCGCGTACTGCGCCGTCTGATGGGCGTCGCCCCGCCGGCCCTCAATTTTGCCGCGCCGTCGGTGCTCATCGCCGCCGATTTATCGCCGTCGGACACGGCGCGGCTCGATCGGGCGCAGGTGCTGGCGATCTGCACCGAGTTGGGCGCGGCCACGGCCCACAGCGCCATACTGGCCCGCGCGCTGGGCATTCCGGCCGTCGTCGGCCTAGGCCCAAACGTGTGGCAGGTGGCCGACGGGCAGCGCGTGGCCGTCGATGGCGACGCCGGGGCGCTATGGCCGCAACCGGACGAGGCGCAACTGGCCGACTTCAACGCCCGGCGCGCGGCGTGGCTGGCCGACCAGCGCCGGGCGCAGGCTGCCGGGCAGGCCGCGGCCGTCACCCGCGACGGCCACGCCATCGAGATCGCCGCCAACATCGGCGGCCCCCACGATGTCGGCCCGGCTTTGGCCTATGGGGCCGAGGGCGTGGGCCTGTTCCGCACCGAGTTCCTGTTCATGGATCGGCCGGCCGCGCCCAGCGAAGCGGAGCAACTGGCGGCCTACCGGCAGGCGGCCCGGCTGGTGGGCGACCGGCCGCTGATCATCCGCACCCTCGACGTGGGCGGCGACAAGCCGCTGCCCTATCTCGACCTGGGCCAGGAGGCCAACCCGTTTCTGGGCTGGCGGGCCATTCGTTTCTGCCTGGTCCGGCCCGACATTTTCATGCCGCAACTGCGGGCCATCCTGCGGGCGGGCGTCGATGAGGACGGCACGCGGCGCAACGTGCAGATCATGTTCCCGATGATCGGCGCGCCAGACGAGTTGCGCGCGGCGCGGGCCATGCTGGAGCGCGCCGCCGACGAACTGCGGGCCGAGGGGCTGCCCTTCGCCGAGGACATGGCCGTGGGGATCATGATCGAAGTGCCGTCGGCCGTGGCCGTGGCCGACCTGCTGGCCCGCGAGGTCGATTTCTTCAGCATCGGCACCAACGACCTGACCCAGTACGTCATGGCCGCCGACCGGGGCAACGCCCGCGTGGCCGGGCTGGCCGACGCCTTCCAGCCCGCGGTGTTGCGGCTGGTGCGCGACGCGGCCGTGGCCGCCCACGCGGCGGGCATCTGGATCGGCATGTGCGGCGAACTGGCCGGCAACCCCCTGGCGACGCCGCTGCTGCTGGGGCTGGGGCTGGACGAGTTGAGCATGAGCGCCCCGGCCATCCCGGCGGTCAAGGCCGCGGTGCGCGAGATGACGCTGGATGAGGCGCGGCGGATCGCCGGGGCGGTGTTGGCGTTGGATTCGGCGGAGGCGGTGAGGGGCTATTTGAGCCGGCTGGGGTCGGAATGA
- a CDS encoding PTS sugar transporter subunit IIA, with amino-acid sequence MASTRILDLLAPTAVCVHLDAADWRAVITALGQRLHAAGCVRATFVQAALDREAQLPTGLPLDGQFNAAIPHTDIEHVITPALALATLARPVEFRNMIDPDEAVPVQLVILMAMEEAKSQVEMLQEIAGVLQDPDLIAQLVAAGDEVAIRRVLEGVAAV; translated from the coding sequence ATGGCCTCGACCCGAATTCTTGACTTACTCGCCCCCACCGCCGTCTGTGTCCACCTCGACGCGGCCGATTGGCGCGCCGTCATCACCGCCCTCGGCCAGCGTCTGCACGCCGCCGGCTGCGTCCGCGCTACCTTCGTCCAGGCCGCGCTCGACCGCGAGGCGCAACTGCCCACCGGCCTGCCCCTCGACGGCCAATTCAACGCCGCCATTCCCCATACCGACATCGAACACGTCATCACGCCCGCCCTGGCCCTGGCGACGCTGGCCCGGCCGGTCGAATTCCGCAACATGATCGACCCCGATGAGGCTGTGCCGGTGCAACTGGTGATCCTGATGGCGATGGAGGAGGCTAAATCGCAGGTGGAGATGCTCCAGGAGATCGCCGGCGTGCTGCAAGACCCCGACCTGATCGCCCAACTGGTGGCGGCTGGGGATGAGGTGGCGATTCGGCGGGTGCTGGAGGGTGTCGCGGCGGTCTAA